A region of the Thermoanaerobaculia bacterium genome:
CCTCCATGACCTGCCCCGTGACAAGGACCGCGTCGGGTCTGCCCAGGATCATGGAGGGGTAGTAGGTGCGGGTCAGCCGGGAAAAGGGCTCATCCCAGATCACGGCACCCTCGCCGGAAACCTCCGTGATGCGGAGGGAAGGGTGACGCTGGCCATCGGTGGGGAGCTGACCCAGGACGACGAGATCTCCATTCTCCCGGACGGTCAGGTCAATTCCCGAAACGGATCGGGCCGGTTTGTGGGCCAGGTTCCACAGGATGCCTCCCTTGTTGTCGATCTTCACGACGTAGAGACAGCCGTCGGTTTCCCCCGTGGATTCGGTCAGCCCCACGGCGGCGAATCCTCCGTCTTCCAGAGGCTCAACACCGTAGAAGACATCCTTCTTGGGTGTGCCGTAGGTGCTGGTCCAGGCGATGTTGCCTTTGGAATTGAGCCTTATCAGGAGGGCGTCGACGAACCCGGCCCCGGGCTGTTCCGAATCGCCCGCGAGGACGGCTCCGCCATCGGGGAGAAAACGGGCTTCCCGGATCGTGTCTCCCGGGTTGGCAGGTACGCCGGAGAGGTCCTTCAAATCACCCGAGGTCCCGTCGGCGCGGGTGGTCAGAACAAAGACTCCTTCATCCGTTTTTCCAAGAAATCGAAGGGTACCGTCGGGATCTTCCTTCGCCGCCAGGATCGTTTCCGATCGCTCTTCCTCTCCGTAGGTCTGTTCCCAGAGGACCGTGCCCTCCGGATCGATCTTCAGGACGTAGGCCTGGGATTCTCCAAGGTAGGAGGAGTAGGGTTTGGAGACCCCGGCCAGGAGGAAGTTCCCGTCCTTCAGTGTGATCACAGCATTGGCGTAGTCCCAGAGCTCAGTTCCGACCGCCTTCGCCCATGTCAGGTTACCGGTCTCCGTCACGCGAAGCAGGAGGATCTGCACATTGTTGCCCGAGGGCATCGTGGTTCCCGTGAGGAGGTACCCGCCGTCGGGGAGATCGACGATGTGCTGGCCGTAACCGGTGATGCACATGTCGCAGTCTTGGTAGATCTGTTCCCAGGCCACGATTCCGGTCAAATCCCCCAGGAGAAGAGCGTCAGCCTGGGATTCTTCCGAAGAGGAGGAGGAAGACATTCCGGTAAAGACCGAGGAAAGGGAAGTCGCGGCGATAAGGAATCCCAGCGCGACAAAGGGAAGGGCGATGGCCATCGCAAGGCCCAGCACGGCCCGCCGGCTTCGCTTCTTCCACTCGGGATCATCGGTGATCGGGGCCCCGATGCTTCGAATCTCCACGGGATCTTCGAATTGCGGGATTTCCGCCTCCTGCAGGGCCTGCGGAATCCGCTCTGCGCCCTTCAGGGTAATGTTCCCGATCTGGTCCGTGATCCAGAGGTAGATGGAGCGGCCGTCCATAAGCCTGATCGCCAATCCGCCATACGACGTCCCCGAGAGGATCGACGCCCGCCCCAAGGCGCCGTACTGGGCGCTGCCCCGGGACGCAAAGGCCGAGACCCATGTGAGGGCGATCAGCCATTTGGGAGGAGCCAGGAAGGCGGGGCCCCAGGAATGGATCGTTTCGAAGGAAATGTCGAAGTCGCCGGAATCGGTCCGGATGGCCAGGTGGCGGTCGGTAAGGAGCATCTTTAGACTCGCATGCCACAGGGTCATGCGGATGATGACCAGGCCGAGCAGGGCCAGGGGCCAGAAGATCAGGGGCAGGAAAAAGCCCGGAAGCAGGGCCTGGGTCGCGCCACCGGCAATCAAAAAGGGCATGAGAAAGAAGAGGGAGAAGAACATGAACCCGACCAGGTCGCCAAGGACGTTCCTCCAGCCCGAAAAGTAGATCTCTCCCGGCTGGTGACGGCGGCCGGGAAGGAAGATGTAGAGCAGAAATCCGAGGCCGAGGAAGACGATCCCGGCCCGGCGCAGAGGATAGAGAAAGTCTGTGGGAGGTCCGGGGTGGACCATCAGTCCCGAACCCAGGTGGAAGTCGCCCATTCCGATCGTTACCGTCTTCACCCGGATGTAGTGTGTTCCCTTCTCTCCCGGAACGGTCACGTAAAGCTCCCCTTCCGCGGCGTCCAGATCTTCCCGGATCTCCTTCAGGGGTGGTTCGTACTCGCTGAAGAAGTAGCGGTGGGGCGGTTCAATCCGGTCCAGATCGTCCGGGCTCATTCGACGGGTCCAGCTTTCGTCGTCGGGGTTTCCGGCGGCGGCATCGGCGATCCGCGTTGCGAACTCCTTCCATTCCTGTCCGCTTTCGGCCCGGACCCTGTCCATCGTGACTTCTTCGATGTACTTGTCCAGCGGAAGCTGTTTCAGGTAGCGTTCCCTCTCGGAGGGAAAGCCGAAGTAACTGCCTTCCTCCGTCTGCTCCTTCGCGAAATCGACCGGTTCCACGAGGAGGAAGGTTCCGAGGTCGGCCCAGAAAAAGAAGAGGGTACCCAGGACAAAGCCGCCGATCAGGGCAATTCTTCGCCATGTCTCCATGTCACGCTCCTGGAAAGAGTTGAGTGAAGCCGGGTGTGGATGGAAAGGTAAAGAGGGGAGACCGTCCCTGAAATGGACCTGCGGTCATCGTAAGGCGATCCTCGTCACGTCACTTCGAATGGCATGGATCATCATAAGCCCCCCGTTTTCTATGAAAATTGATTATAGCATTGCCTGAAAAAGGGAACGATGGAGTTGCGTCAAACCCCCCAGTAAATAAGCCAGGCCCAGTTGAGGAGGATGGCGAGGATGGCAGAGACGCGGAGAAGGTTGCCTTCCTTTTTGGACATCTCCAGCTTGAATCGGCGCTTTCCCAGGATCTCGAAGAAGAACGAGGCCATGCCCCACACACCCAGAGCCATGCCGGAGAGGATCGCCAGGGGATTATAGGCCAGGGCCTGAATGGGGTGTCCGTGAAGAAGGGTCAGGGCGGCCCGGGTGGAACCGCAGGTTGGGCAGGGATAGCCCGTCATCTGGTGAAAGACGCAGTGCCTGACATGGAGGGGCAGGAAGGGGTAGATGAACAGGAAGAAGAGACCGGCCGCCGCGACGACCGCCATGAAGATAAAGCCGTACGGAGGGTCGATCGTATCCCGGGACAGCGAAAGCTTCATACGGCGATACGCGGGATCAGGGGGGAGATCCGGGAGAGGACCTCGTAGTTGATCGTGCCGATCATCTCGCCCAACTCCTCGGCACGGATCACTTCGTCCCCCTGGCGGCCGAGAAGGACCACTTCATCGCCCACCTTCACATTTTCCAGGTCGGTCACGTCGACCATGACAATGTTCATGCAGACACGGCCCACGACGGGGGCCCGATGGCCGCCAATCAGGACCGAGGCGCGGCTGGAGAGCTTCCGGTCGTACCCGTCGGAGTAGCCGATGGGCAGAACCGCGATCTTCGATTCCCGGGTCGCCTTCCACGTACAGCCGTACCCCACCGATTCCCCCCGGCGCAGAATTTTGATCTGGCCCACGACGGTCTTCCAGGTCAGGCATGGGTGAAGGCTCAGGCCGTTTTGTCCCCCGGTTGTCATGCGCCACGAGACGATTGTTTCCTTGCTGGGCCAGTGACCGTAGAGGGAGATCCCGATGCGGATCATCGAATAATAGGTGTCGGGGAAAAGGAGGGCTGCGGCGGAACAGGCCGTGTGGATCAGCGTCGGGTTGGCGCCGTTTTCCCGGATTGTTTCCAGGGCGCCCTCGAAGCGGGACATCTGGGTCCGGGCGAAGGAGTGGTCCGTCGTGTCCTCGATGTTGGCAAAGTGAGTGGCCGCGCCCTCGATGGTCAGGCCGAGAGACCTGGCTCGCTCCATGACGCCGGGAAGCTCCGCCAACGTGAACCCCTGGCGGTTTGTTCCGGTCTCGATCTTGAGATGGATGGGCAGGTTCGGCGCGACCTCCGCCACCGCATCCAGGACTTCGGGCGTGGAGGCGAGGATGTGCACGTCCCTGTCCCTGAACCAGGCAACCTGCTCCTTCAGGATGTACCCCATGATCAGGATCGGGCGGTCGAGGCAGAGGGCGCAGAGATCGAGGGCCTCCACGGCGCTGTGCACCCCGAACATCTCCACGGCGGGAGCGAGAGTTTTTGCCGCGAGCCCCATGCCGTGGCCGTAGGCGTTGGCCTTGATAACGGCCATGATCTTGATGTCGGGGCCCGTGAGTTCCCGAAAGATTCGTACGTTGTGTAGAAGGTTGTCCGTGGAAATTTCACACCAGGTGGTATGGATCATTTGACTGTCCTGATAACGCGGGTCGTCCAGACCCGGTGAAGGGCGCGGATCGACTGGTAGGCCTTCCCCTCGATCATCAGCCGGAGCAGGACGAAGGCTGAGGCTGCGAAGTAGAGGTAGGTGACAACGATCCGGGTAGAAGGAAAGAGGAACTGCACAGCAAAGAGAATGAAAAGGATGATGGCTTCCCAGAAGGAGAAGGCCATGTCCATGAGAATCGTAAAGGCAAAGAGGCTCTGTGCAAAGGTGAGCATGATCTCGTGCTTCTGCAGGGTGTCCAGGACGATAGGAGCCATGTGCCCATGAGAAATGGCGAAGATGATGGGAATGAGCCCCGAGAGGACCGACCACTGGTTGATGTTGGAAGAGACAAAGTTCATGATTCCCATCGTGGCCTTGGTAGGCTGGCGTGCCCAGTTGAAGGCCGAGACCTTCTCGGGGAATTCGGAGAGGAAGGGCGCTACCCACTGCACGAAGAAGAACTCGGATACGCCAAAGTAGACGGCCACAGCCAGCATGCTGGTGACAAAGGGCTCAGCTACCAGGAAG
Encoded here:
- a CDS encoding DUF2752 domain-containing protein → MKLSLSRDTIDPPYGFIFMAVVAAAGLFFLFIYPFLPLHVRHCVFHQMTGYPCPTCGSTRAALTLLHGHPIQALAYNPLAILSGMALGVWGMASFFFEILGKRRFKLEMSKKEGNLLRVSAILAILLNWAWLIYWGV
- the alr gene encoding alanine racemase; the encoded protein is MIHTTWCEISTDNLLHNVRIFRELTGPDIKIMAVIKANAYGHGMGLAAKTLAPAVEMFGVHSAVEALDLCALCLDRPILIMGYILKEQVAWFRDRDVHILASTPEVLDAVAEVAPNLPIHLKIETGTNRQGFTLAELPGVMERARSLGLTIEGAATHFANIEDTTDHSFARTQMSRFEGALETIRENGANPTLIHTACSAAALLFPDTYYSMIRIGISLYGHWPSKETIVSWRMTTGGQNGLSLHPCLTWKTVVGQIKILRRGESVGYGCTWKATRESKIAVLPIGYSDGYDRKLSSRASVLIGGHRAPVVGRVCMNIVMVDVTDLENVKVGDEVVLLGRQGDEVIRAEELGEMIGTINYEVLSRISPLIPRIAV